A window of the Bacillus andreraoultii genome harbors these coding sequences:
- a CDS encoding SLC13 family permease encodes MGNLLQQSWGKLWVMHDDIKSTLLFMTTGNNTNLSSNSSTQVQVNKKKVSREPKRTPRQNIGLILGPLLFFIILLTLSPEGMSKEALGVLASTVWIATWWITEAIPIPATSLLPVILFPLTGAVEKVGEITSAYGDTNIFLFLGGFIIAIAMEKWNLHRRIALYIILFVGTSTERIVLGFMVATGFISMWISNTATAMMMLPIALAVITHITDLLAKQKETIEENFGKAIMLGIAYSASIGGLGTLIGTPPNVIFASVIKELFGVEISFATWMAFGVPLSIILILFTWYYLVNVAFKVKMKNIPGGKEVILDEKKSLGNMSFEEKLVLVVFMLTAFSWITRTFILNKFIPELDDTLIAIIAAVVLFLLPSKQTKDGALINWNDAKKVPWGILLLFGGGLAIAKGFSSTGLAKWIGEQLTVLQGVHFLVVTFTVTTLVIFLTEITSNTATATMMYPIMASLAIALNVHPFSLMVAAGIAASCAFMLPVATPPNAIVFGSGHIRINDMVRAGFWINIVSIFVIVLLIYFYLPIVWNIDLNVLPPSMK; translated from the coding sequence ATGGGAAATTTGTTACAACAATCTTGGGGGAAATTATGGGTGATGCACGATGATATTAAAAGTACGTTATTATTCATGACGACCGGTAATAATACGAATCTATCTTCGAATTCATCCACTCAAGTACAAGTAAATAAGAAAAAAGTATCTAGAGAACCTAAGCGGACACCAAGACAAAATATCGGATTAATTTTAGGTCCTTTACTATTCTTTATTATTTTGTTAACGCTATCACCTGAAGGAATGTCTAAAGAAGCACTTGGTGTTTTAGCAAGTACGGTATGGATTGCAACTTGGTGGATTACAGAAGCGATTCCAATTCCGGCGACATCACTTTTACCTGTTATTCTCTTTCCATTAACGGGTGCAGTTGAGAAAGTCGGCGAAATAACATCAGCATATGGAGATACAAATATTTTCCTATTTTTAGGAGGATTCATTATTGCAATTGCGATGGAAAAATGGAATCTTCACCGTCGGATTGCATTATATATTATTTTATTTGTTGGGACAAGTACCGAACGTATTGTTTTAGGCTTCATGGTAGCAACTGGATTTATCTCTATGTGGATATCTAATACAGCAACTGCAATGATGATGTTACCGATTGCACTTGCCGTAATCACGCATATTACCGATCTTTTAGCAAAACAAAAAGAAACCATTGAAGAAAATTTTGGGAAAGCAATCATGCTCGGGATAGCTTATTCCGCTTCAATCGGGGGACTTGGCACATTAATTGGTACTCCACCGAATGTTATTTTTGCTAGTGTAATTAAAGAACTTTTTGGTGTTGAAATTTCTTTTGCTACATGGATGGCATTTGGCGTCCCATTATCGATTATATTAATCTTGTTTACTTGGTATTACTTAGTTAATGTAGCTTTTAAAGTTAAGATGAAGAATATCCCTGGAGGAAAAGAAGTTATTTTAGATGAGAAAAAATCCCTTGGTAATATGAGTTTTGAAGAAAAACTTGTGTTAGTTGTATTTATGTTAACAGCCTTCTCGTGGATAACGAGAACGTTCATTTTAAATAAATTTATTCCTGAACTAGATGATACGTTAATTGCCATAATTGCTGCAGTTGTTTTATTTTTATTACCATCAAAGCAAACGAAAGATGGTGCATTAATTAATTGGAATGACGCGAAAAAGGTCCCATGGGGAATTCTACTACTCTTCGGTGGGGGTCTAGCAATTGCAAAAGGTTTTAGTTCAACAGGACTTGCCAAATGGATTGGAGAACAGTTAACCGTACTTCAAGGTGTTCATTTCCTTGTTGTAACTTTTACCGTTACGACATTGGTTATATTCTTAACGGAGATCACATCAAATACAGCAACCGCGACGATGATGTACCCAATTATGGCGTCACTTGCAATCGCTTTAAATGTGCATCCGTTTAGCTTAATGGTTGCGGCAGGAATCGCTGCGTCTTGTGCCTTTATGTTACCAGTTGCAACTCCTCCAAATGCAATTGTTTTTGGATCAGGTCATATTAGAATTAACGATATGGTAAGAGCGGGGTTCTGGATTAATATTGTATCAATTTTTGTTATCGTACTTTTAATCTATTTCTATTTACCGATTGTTTGGAATATTGATTTAAATGTTTTACCACCCTCAATGAAATAA
- a CDS encoding acyl-CoA synthetase, with the protein MLNNNLNNLKELIAPNEYNIIDEIEKYDSDRKALKFISKDGECEEISYHDLILRGNKLANALMNMGLEKGDRVLVMVPRMIQSYIIYFACWKAGLVIIPASELLRAQDILYRLNNGKVRAVISYTSFCDEIDKISTEANHLDYKITFSGQTEGWLQMEDLVKSEPNEFVKVSTTKNDPALITYTSGTTGQPKGVVHIHGWAFAHLRIAATKWLDIHEGDIVWATAGPGWQKWVWSPFLSVLGMGATGLVYLGRFHPETYLKLLQQEKVNVLCCTPTEYRLMAKVHDLSKFNFGSHLHSAVSAGEALNREVIDVFKTHFGITVRDGYGQTESTLVIGTVKEMEVRPGSMGKPILPQFVEIVDENGIPQEPGVKGNIAIRKDLPALFAGYYEDPVRTKNAFHGDYFVTGDLAYKDEDGYFWFVGRSDDMIISSGYTIGPFEVEDALMKHSLVKECAVVAHPDPIRGNVVKAFVVLKDGVKEEASLVKELQNHVKQLTAPYKYPRLIEFVQSLPKTDSGKIRRVELRRKDESQ; encoded by the coding sequence ATGTTGAATAATAATCTAAATAATTTAAAAGAGCTTATTGCACCTAATGAATATAACATTATTGATGAAATTGAAAAATATGATTCAGATAGAAAGGCATTAAAGTTTATTAGTAAAGATGGTGAATGTGAAGAAATTTCATACCATGATTTAATTTTACGAGGGAACAAATTAGCGAATGCACTTATGAATATGGGACTTGAAAAAGGGGACCGTGTTTTAGTCATGGTGCCACGAATGATTCAATCTTATATTATTTATTTTGCCTGTTGGAAAGCAGGGCTTGTTATAATTCCAGCATCTGAGTTGCTTCGGGCACAAGATATATTATATCGGCTAAATAATGGGAAAGTAAGAGCTGTTATCTCATATACTTCATTTTGTGATGAAATAGATAAAATCTCAACCGAAGCGAACCATCTAGATTATAAAATTACGTTCTCTGGTCAAACAGAAGGCTGGCTTCAAATGGAAGATCTAGTAAAAAGTGAACCTAATGAGTTTGTCAAAGTTTCTACAACGAAAAATGATCCGGCCTTAATAACGTATACTTCGGGAACAACTGGTCAACCAAAAGGCGTCGTTCATATTCACGGCTGGGCATTTGCACATTTACGAATTGCCGCAACAAAATGGCTTGATATTCATGAAGGAGATATTGTGTGGGCAACTGCTGGACCTGGTTGGCAAAAATGGGTTTGGAGTCCATTTTTATCCGTATTAGGTATGGGCGCAACAGGTCTTGTTTATTTAGGTAGATTCCATCCAGAGACATATTTAAAATTACTACAACAAGAAAAAGTGAATGTACTATGTTGTACACCGACTGAATATCGCTTAATGGCAAAAGTACATGATTTATCAAAATTTAACTTCGGTTCCCATTTGCATAGCGCCGTTTCTGCAGGTGAAGCTCTAAATAGAGAAGTTATCGATGTTTTTAAAACGCATTTTGGCATTACTGTTCGTGATGGCTATGGTCAAACAGAAAGTACATTAGTCATCGGTACAGTAAAAGAAATGGAAGTTAGACCAGGTTCAATGGGGAAACCAATATTACCACAATTCGTTGAAATTGTTGATGAAAATGGGATACCTCAAGAACCGGGCGTAAAAGGAAATATTGCGATAAGAAAAGATCTCCCAGCTCTTTTTGCTGGTTATTACGAGGATCCTGTGAGAACGAAAAATGCGTTCCATGGTGATTATTTTGTCACTGGGGACCTTGCCTATAAAGATGAAGATGGTTACTTTTGGTTTGTTGGAAGAAGTGATGATATGATTATTAGTTCTGGCTATACAATTGGACCGTTTGAAGTTGAAGATGCATTGATGAAACATAGCTTAGTAAAAGAGTGTGCTGTTGTCGCTCATCCTGACCCTATTCGTGGCAATGTAGTAAAAGCATTTGTAGTTTTAAAGGACGGAGTAAAAGAAGAGGCCTCACTTGTAAAAGAATTACAAAATCATGTAAAACAATTAACAGCACCTTATAAATATCCGCGATTAATTGAATTTGTACAATCTTTACCAAAAACAGATTCTGGTAAAATACGCCGAGTTGAATTAAGAAGGAAAGATGAATCACAATAA